The genomic segment CCGCAGGTGATTATTAAAATAAAGAGGTGAAAATATGCTGGAGACCTTTGAATCAGATATTTATATTTTTAATAATGATATATCATTTTTCATCGAATCAAAAAATATACCAAAAGTATTAAGCACCCTAAAAGAAAAACATCTACAGGAAAAAGAAAATGGACAGTCCGCTCGCAATAAAAAAAATGATTTAATTATTTGGAATGCTATATACACAAAGGAAATTATAAAAAATGGCGTATCAAAAAGTGCGCTGCATCCTCTATATAATAATTTCTATGATAAAGTCCAAGGTATTACTGATTTAATTGAGTTACAAGCTTTAGAAATAAGCATGGTCACAGCATATTTTAATATTTTAATAAATGATATTGAAGTCACTGATAATTTTATGATTAATAAAATGCTTCAATACATACATATTAATATTGAAAATCACTCTTCGCTTGATAAGTTAGCTAGAGATTTAAACATTTCAGTGGGTTATGCAAGCGATTGCTTTAAAAAGAAGATGGGTATTTCAGTAATGAAATATGTGCAAGAAATAAAAATAGACAGGGCAAAAAATCTACTGCTCAGTACAGATGAAAGCATTTTATATATTGGGATTTTATTGGGGTTTTATGACCAAAGCCATTTCAGTAGAACTTTCAAAGTTATAGTGGGGGTTTCTCCAACCGTGTATAGAAATAGCAATTACGCATAAGTCTTAAAACTAAAAAATTGAAGAGGGGGATAACCATGGATAAAAAATGGTGGAAGGAAGCAGTGGCATATCAGGCATATGTTAGAAGTTTTAAGGATTCAGATGGTGATGGAATAGGTGACTTAAAAGGGATAATAGAAAAACTAGATTATTTGAAAGACTTAGGAGTAGGCATATTGTATTTAAATCCTATAAATAAATCACCTAATGACGATAATGGATATGATATCAGTGACTTTAGAGACATAATGGATGAATTTGGGACGCTTGCAGATTTTCATGAGTTA from the Clostridium sp. CM027 genome contains:
- a CDS encoding AraC family transcriptional regulator, with amino-acid sequence MLETFESDIYIFNNDISFFIESKNIPKVLSTLKEKHLQEKENGQSARNKKNDLIIWNAIYTKEIIKNGVSKSALHPLYNNFYDKVQGITDLIELQALEISMVTAYFNILINDIEVTDNFMINKMLQYIHINIENHSSLDKLARDLNISVGYASDCFKKKMGISVMKYVQEIKIDRAKNLLLSTDESILYIGILLGFYDQSHFSRTFKVIVGVSPTVYRNSNYA